The Bradyrhizobium sp. CCGB01 genome segment GCGCCATGCAGGGGTGCGGCCCTGGCTGGGCTCGTGGTCCCTATGGCGGCTGCCGCCCGATCCGCGGCCCCGTCGTTGTGCGTCCCGCCCCCATCGTGGTCGCCCCGGCGCCGGTCGTCGTCGTGCCGCGCGCCCGCGTCTGCCCCTACGGCTTCCGCTGGTACGCCGGCCGCTGCCGCCCGA includes the following:
- a CDS encoding GCG_CRPN prefix-to-repeats domain-containing protein, giving the protein MKYLFAAVMLASAAVGFSDAASAMQGCGPGWARGPYGGCRPIRGPVVVRPAPIVVAPAPVVVVPRARVCPYGFRWYAGRCRPI